The genomic region ACTGCGCACAGCCAGTTTGAACAGGCATATCAGCTGGTGGTGGCGATCAACGGTCCGCTGGCGCGTAATGAAGCCTGGGAAGTGGCGCGTGAACTGCTGCGTGACGGGGTGAATCAGCGTCACCTGGCAGAACAGGTGCAGCCTTTGCGGATGCGTCTGAGCGAACTGGAACAGCGTCTCCATGAGCAACAGGAAGCCGAACGACTGCTGGCGGAATTCTGCAAACGCCAGGGGAAAAATTTCGATATTGATGAGCTGGAAGCCCTGCATCATGAGCTGGAAGCTCGTATTGCCTCGCTCTCTGACAGCGTGTCAAATGCGCATGAACAGCGTATGGCGCTGCGCCAGGAGCAGGAACAGCTCCAGTCCCGCATTCAGCATTTAATGCAGCGTGCGCCGGTATGGCTCGCAGCGCAGAACAGTCTGAGCCAGCTCAGCGAGCAGTGCGGTGAAGAGTTTACCTCCAGTCAGGAAGTGACCGAATATCTGCAACAGCTGCTTGAGCGCGAGCGCGAAGCGATTGTTGAACGTGATGAAGTTGGCGCGCGGAAAAATGCGGTCGATGAAGAGATCGAGCGTTTAAGCCAGCCTGGCGGTTCTGAAGATCCGCGCCTGAACGCGCTGGCGGAGCGTTTTGGCGGCGTGTTGCTGTCTGAAATCTATGACGACGTCAGCCTTGACGACGCACCGTACTTCTCCGCGTTATACGGTCCGTCACGTCATGCCATTGTGGTGCCGGATCTCTCGCTGGTCGCCGATCAACTGGAAGGCCTGACGGATTGCCCGGAAGATTTATATCTGATCGAAGGGGATCCGCAGTCGTTCGATGACAGCGTTTACAATGTCGACGAACTGGAAAAAGCGGTGGTGGTGAAGACTGCCGATCGTCAGTGGCGCTATTCGCGTTTCCCGTCCGTACCGCTGTTTGGCCGCGCGGCGCGTGAAAACCGTATCGAAAACCTGCATGCAGAGCGTGAAGGGCTGTCTGAGCGTTTTGCCACGCTCTCCTTTGACGTTCAAAAAACTCAGCGTCTGCATCAGGCGTTCAGCCGCTTTATCGGTAGCCATCTCGCGGTGGCGTTTGACGCCGACCCGGAAGCCGAAATTCGTCAGCTTAATAGCCGACGCGTTGAGTTGGAGCGTGCGCTGACCAACCATGAAAATGATAACCAGCAGCAGCGTCTCCAGTACGAGCAGGCGAAAGAGGGCGTTTCAGCACTCAACCGCCTGTTGCCGCGTCTGACGTTGTTGGCAGACGACAGCCTGGCCGATCGCGTGGAAGAGATCCGCGAGCGTCTGGATGAAGCTCAGGAGGCCGCGCGCTTTGTTCAGCAGTACGGTAACCAACTCGCGAAACTGGAACCGGTAGTTTCAGTACTGCAAAGCGATCCTGAGCAGTTTGAACAGCTTAAAGAAGATTATGCCTATTCCCAGCAGACCCAGCGTGAAGCTCGCCAACAGGCGTTTGCGCTCACCGAAGTGGTTCAGCGTCGCGCGCATTTTGGTTACTCTGATTCCGCAGAAATGCTCAGCGGCAACAGCGATTTGAATGAAAAGCTGCGCGAACGTCTGGAACACGCGGAAGCTGAACGTACGCGCGCCCGTGAGGCCTTACGTGGTCATGCTGCGCAATTAAGCCAGTACAATCAGGTCATGGCGTCGCTGAAAAGCTCGTATGACACCAAAAAAGAGCTGCTTAATGATTTGCAGCGTGAATTACAGGATATCGGCGTGCGTGCCGATAGCGGTGCCGAAGAGCGCGCGCGTATTCGTCGCGATGAATTGCATGCACAACTGAGCAATAACCGCGCACGGCGTAATCAGCTCGAAAAAGCGTTGACCTTCTGCGAAGCGGAAATGGATAACCTGACGCGCAAACTGCGCAAGCTTGAGCGTGATTATTTTGAAATGCGCGAGCAGGTGGTGACAGCGAAAGCGGGCTGGTGCGCCGTCATGCGGATGGTGAAAGATAATGGCGTTGAGCGTCGTCTGCACCGTCGCGAACTGGCGTATCTCTCCGGGGATGATTTGCGCTCCATGTCGGATAAAGCGCTTGGTGCGCTGCGTCTGGCGGTGGCGGATAACGAACATCTGCGCGACGTTCTGCGCATGTCTGAAGATCCGAAACGTCCCGAACGCAAAATCCAGTTCTTCGTTGCAGTCTATCAGCATCTGCGTGAACGAATCCGTCAGGATATTATCCGTACCGACGATCCGGTTGAAGCCATCGAACAGATGGAAATTGAACTGGGACGTCTGACCGAAGAGCTGACCTCCCGTGAACAGAAGCTGGCGATCAGCTCCCGTAGCGTCGCGAATATCATTCGCAAGACGATTCAGCGCGAGCAGAATCGTATTCGTCAGCTCAACCAGGGTTTGCAGAGCGTCTCGTTCGGCCAGGTGAATAGCGTGCGTCTGAATGTGAATGTGCGTGAGAGCCATGCCACGTTGTTGGAAGTGCTTTCTGAACAGCACGAGCAGCATCAGGATCTGTTCAACAGTAACCGACTGACCTTCTCGGAAGCGCTGGCGAAGCTGTATCAACGTCTGAACCCGCAAATTGATATGGGGCAGCGTACGCCGCAGACCATCGGTGAGGAGTTGCTGGATTACCGTAACTATCTGGAAATGGAAGTCGAAGTTAACCGTGGTTCCGATGGCTGGCTGCGTGCGGAATCTGGTGCGCTGTCAACCGGTGAAGCGATCGGTACCGGGATGTCAATCCTGGTCATGGTTGTCCAGAGTTGGGAAGATGAAGCGCGCCGTCTGCGCGGCAAAGACATTTCGCCGTGTCGTCTGCTGTTCCTCGATGAAGCGGCACGTCTGGATGCGCGCTCTATTGCGACCTTATTCGAACTGTGTGAACGTTTGCAGATGCAGCTTATCATCGCAGCGCCAGAAAATATCAGTCCGGAGAAGGGCACCACTTACAAACTGGTGCGTAAAGTCTTCCAGAACACGGAACACGTTCATGTCGTTGGGCTGCGCGGCTTTGCGCCGCAGCTTGCTGAGCCGCTTCCCGGCACCGCAGATGCCCCGTCAGAAGCGGGGTAAACCACTCAGGGCGGCAGGATTGCCGCCTTATTTAATTCTGAAATACATTATTTAAGATGCATTTTCTTTAATCTTCTTTACATTAGGTTAGGCAATCACATATCAGCCTTTCTATAATGAAAGAAAGCTCCGGTAAATGTGAGCACGTTGTAATGTAACCAGAGGGCAAGGGATGTTGCTTAATAAATTTGGTGGTCGTCGGCTGTCGGCAATGAGTATATGCCTGGCCGTAGCATTCGGTCCGCTTTTCAGTGTTCAGGCAGATGAGCCTGAAGTTATTCCCGGCGACAGCCCGGCTGTCGTCAGTGAGCAAAACCTGGCTCAGCCACAAACGCAATCCGTCGCGACTGCAGTTATGGCGGGAGTGCAACAGCTCCCCGAAGGCGCGGCAGAGAAGGCCCGCGCTGCGTTACAGTCGCAACTGCCATCCGGCTACACCCCCGTTTATATGAACCAACTGGAACTGCTGTATGCCGCACGTGACATGAAACCCATGTGGGAAAATCGTGACGCGGTTAAGGCATTCCAGCAGCAGTTAGCAGAAGTGGCAATTGCGGGGTTCCAGCC from Citrobacter sp. RHB25-C09 harbors:
- the mukB gene encoding chromosome partition protein MukB, whose amino-acid sequence is MIERGKFRSLTLINWNGFFARTFDLDELVTTLSGGNGAGKSTTMAAFVTALIPDLTLLHFRNTTEAGATSGSRDKGLHGKLKAGVCYSMLDTINSRHQRVVVGVRLQQVAGRDRKVDIKPFAIQGLPMSVQPTQLVTEALNERQARVLPLTELKEKLDEMEGVQFKQFNSITDYHSLMFDLGIIARRLRTASDRSKFYRLIEASLYGGISSAITRSLRDYLLPENSGVRKAFQDMEAALRENRLTLEAIRVTQSDRDLFKHLISEATNYVAADYMRHANERRIHLDKALEYRRELHASRKQLAAEQYKHVDMARELGEHNGAEGDLEADYQAASDHLNLVQTALRQQEKIERYEADLDELQIRLEEQNEVVAEAADRQEENEARAEAAELEVDELKSQLADYQQALDVQQTRAIQYNQAITALERAKALCHLPDLTADSAAEWLETFQAKEQVATEKLLSLEQKMSVAQTAHSQFEQAYQLVVAINGPLARNEAWEVARELLRDGVNQRHLAEQVQPLRMRLSELEQRLHEQQEAERLLAEFCKRQGKNFDIDELEALHHELEARIASLSDSVSNAHEQRMALRQEQEQLQSRIQHLMQRAPVWLAAQNSLSQLSEQCGEEFTSSQEVTEYLQQLLEREREAIVERDEVGARKNAVDEEIERLSQPGGSEDPRLNALAERFGGVLLSEIYDDVSLDDAPYFSALYGPSRHAIVVPDLSLVADQLEGLTDCPEDLYLIEGDPQSFDDSVYNVDELEKAVVVKTADRQWRYSRFPSVPLFGRAARENRIENLHAEREGLSERFATLSFDVQKTQRLHQAFSRFIGSHLAVAFDADPEAEIRQLNSRRVELERALTNHENDNQQQRLQYEQAKEGVSALNRLLPRLTLLADDSLADRVEEIRERLDEAQEAARFVQQYGNQLAKLEPVVSVLQSDPEQFEQLKEDYAYSQQTQREARQQAFALTEVVQRRAHFGYSDSAEMLSGNSDLNEKLRERLEHAEAERTRAREALRGHAAQLSQYNQVMASLKSSYDTKKELLNDLQRELQDIGVRADSGAEERARIRRDELHAQLSNNRARRNQLEKALTFCEAEMDNLTRKLRKLERDYFEMREQVVTAKAGWCAVMRMVKDNGVERRLHRRELAYLSGDDLRSMSDKALGALRLAVADNEHLRDVLRMSEDPKRPERKIQFFVAVYQHLRERIRQDIIRTDDPVEAIEQMEIELGRLTEELTSREQKLAISSRSVANIIRKTIQREQNRIRQLNQGLQSVSFGQVNSVRLNVNVRESHATLLEVLSEQHEQHQDLFNSNRLTFSEALAKLYQRLNPQIDMGQRTPQTIGEELLDYRNYLEMEVEVNRGSDGWLRAESGALSTGEAIGTGMSILVMVVQSWEDEARRLRGKDISPCRLLFLDEAARLDARSIATLFELCERLQMQLIIAAPENISPEKGTTYKLVRKVFQNTEHVHVVGLRGFAPQLAEPLPGTADAPSEAG